A single region of the Nicotiana sylvestris chromosome 6, ASM39365v2, whole genome shotgun sequence genome encodes:
- the LOC104216036 gene encoding uncharacterized protein, producing MGVDYYNILKVNRNASEEDLRKAYRRLAMIWHPDKNLGTNKYEAEAKFKQISEAYDVLSDPQKRQIYDLYGEEALKSGQVPPPPRGGPHNMRNPHPNPTFRFNPRDADDIYAELFGSSSSENNGRPRKSRDAFFRSTTNGGAEFSGAGAGTSGTGGGLRKAAPVENALLCSLEDLYKGAKKKMKISRTVLDASGKLWTLEEILTIEIKPGWKKGTKVTFPEKGNQEPGIIPADLVFVIEEKPHHLYARDGNDLIVNQEISLLEALTGRTLELTTLDGRNLIIPLTDIVKPGHEVVVPNEGMPISKDPRRKGNLRIKMDVKYPSRLTEAQKSDLRRVLGGSS from the exons ATGGGGGTCGATTACTATAACATACTCAAGGTTAATCGCAATGCCAGTGAAGAAGATTTGCGTAAAGCGTACCGCCGGTTGGCGATGATCTGGCACCCCGACAAGAACCTCGGCACCAACAAGTACGAAGCAGAGGCAAAATTCAAGCAAATCTCCGAAGCTTACGATGTTCTAAGCGACCCACAAAAGCGTCAGATCTACGATCTCTATGGCGAGGAGGCGTTGAAATCGGGTCAAGTCCCACCACCTCCGCGAGGTGGACCCCACAACATGCGAAATCCCCATCCTAACCCTACATTCCGCTTTAATCCTCGAGACGCCGATGATATTTATGCGGAATTGTTCGGGTCCTCGTCGTCGGAGAATAATGGGCGGCCGAGGAAGTCTAGGGATGCGTTTTTTAGGAGTACCACGAATGGTGGTGCTGAATTTTCCGGTGCTGGAGCTGGGACCTCCGGCACCGGTGGAGGGTTGAGAAAGGCGGCGCCGGTGGAGAACGCGTTGTTGTGTAGTTTGGAGGATTTGTATAAAGGGgctaagaaaaaaatgaagatttcTAGGACTGTTCTAGATGCTTCCGG GAAGCTGTGGACTCTAGAGGAGATATTGACCATCGAGATAAAGCCTGGGTGGAAGAAGGGCACCAAGGTAACCTTTCCTGAAAAGGGAAATCAGGAACCTGGTATTATTCCCGCCGATCTGGTTTTCGTTATCGAGGAAAAACCTCATCATCTCTATGCAAGGGATGGGAATGACCTTATTGTCAATCAAGAGATTTCACTTCTTGAAGCTCTCACTGGGAGAACGCTGGAGCTTACGACACTGGATGGGAGAAATCTCATTATCCCATTGACTGACATTGTCAAACCTGGCCATGAGGTGGTTGTCCCAAATGAAGGGATGCCAATTTCAAAAGATCCTCGGAGAAAAGGAAATCTAAGAATCAAGATGGATGTTAAGTATCCATCAAGGCTCACAGAAGCACAGAAATCTGACCTCAGGAGAGTTCTTGGAGGATCTTCATGA